Within the Thermincola ferriacetica genome, the region GTGAACGAGATGTTCAGGCTGCCAAAGACGATGATTTTACGTTTTGCTTCGGCGGTACTGTTGTTTGTAGCGGCCACCGGAGTTAATACGGCATGCTGGTTATACTGGTACCAGCCGAAGATGATGGAGGAGTAGGAGGTATTCAAGGAGGTACGGAAAGGGGGTGAAATATGAGGCCAAACTTAAGAAAGGCAATAACATTTATCCTTGTCTCGGTTTTTCTGTTTTCCCTGGTTCCTTTCTCCACAGCA harbors:
- a CDS encoding cyclic lactone autoinducer peptide, which codes for MFRLPKTMILRFASAVLLFVAATGVNTACWLYWYQPKMMEE